The Vibrio tubiashii ATCC 19109 genome has a segment encoding these proteins:
- a CDS encoding aminoacyl-tRNA deacylase: MTDPISTHITQYLEAQQVKFRLLPHQTPATTIEDAAKQRGIRPEQMVKSIVLRDMSNRYAIACAPGNKAVDPKKVRALLEWRRMTCVSMEEVASLTGYKIGTVVPLLLRTPMVIVFDQQLLAEPEITISSGSNMAGIALSCDDLLQLSQPIIGNICRD; the protein is encoded by the coding sequence ATGACTGATCCTATCTCAACCCACATTACGCAATATCTAGAAGCGCAGCAGGTTAAGTTTCGCCTGCTGCCGCACCAGACTCCTGCGACAACCATAGAAGATGCGGCAAAGCAGCGAGGGATTAGACCAGAGCAGATGGTTAAATCTATTGTGCTGCGTGATATGAGTAACCGCTACGCGATTGCCTGCGCCCCAGGAAACAAAGCGGTCGACCCGAAGAAAGTCCGCGCGCTCCTAGAATGGCGCCGGATGACCTGTGTATCTATGGAAGAGGTGGCGAGCTTGACTGGGTACAAGATTGGCACCGTTGTCCCTTTGTTACTGCGCACACCAATGGTAATTGTATTCGACCAGCAACTTTTGGCAGAGCCTGAAATCACGATAAGCAGTGGCTCAAATATGGCTGGCATCGCCTTGAGTTGTGACGATCTTCTTCAACTCAGCCAGCCTATTATTGGCAATATCTGCCGCGACTAA
- a CDS encoding SoxR reducing system RseC family protein: protein MMTALATVSSVKPVSSGFDVELSCEQQTSCSSCSSQKSCGTGIVSKAVGNKSLHWHLITQKLVKTGQVVEIGLPEKSLLQSAAVVYLVPLFAMIVGALVAQWWLAPLLSLGEGLVIFFSALATTAGIFLAKRLSAKLEQQSSQQVILLRVLGEPIS from the coding sequence ATGATGACTGCATTAGCCACAGTATCAAGCGTTAAGCCTGTTTCGTCAGGCTTTGATGTTGAGTTGAGCTGCGAGCAACAAACCAGTTGTAGTAGTTGCTCATCACAAAAGAGCTGTGGTACTGGCATTGTATCTAAAGCGGTAGGTAACAAATCTTTACACTGGCATTTGATTACCCAAAAGCTAGTTAAAACAGGCCAAGTTGTCGAAATTGGTCTGCCAGAAAAGAGCTTACTGCAATCTGCCGCTGTGGTTTACTTGGTACCTTTGTTTGCCATGATTGTGGGCGCATTGGTGGCCCAGTGGTGGTTGGCACCACTCCTTTCATTAGGGGAAGGGCTAGTTATTTTCTTCTCTGCGCTCGCAACCACAGCAGGCATTTTCCTCGCAAAACGATTATCTGCGAAATTAGAGCAGCAATCTTCGCAACAAGTCATACTATTAAGGGTGTTGGGCGAACCAATTAGCTAG
- a CDS encoding DUF1107 domain-containing protein translates to MRLFKRYTPGMIAKHISRLFKGRIYIYGVGKFEFDNGKLILPEKAERKHFQAVKEINQEVMKLRCAYA, encoded by the coding sequence ATGAGACTGTTTAAGCGCTATACACCAGGTATGATTGCTAAACACATTAGTCGGCTATTTAAGGGAAGGATCTACATTTACGGGGTTGGTAAGTTTGAATTTGATAATGGCAAGCTGATCTTGCCAGAAAAGGCTGAACGTAAGCACTTTCAAGCGGTAAAAGAAATTAATCAGGAAGTGATGAAACTCCGCTGCGCTTACGCATAA
- the nadB gene encoding L-aspartate oxidase: MNANREHQCDVLVVGSGAAGLSLALRVAEYGKVIVLSKGPRSEGATYYAQGGIAAVFDESDSIESHVQDTLVAGAGICEQETVEFIAKNAKECVQWLIDGGVPFDREENDTDEAPRYHLTREGGHSHRRILHAADATGMAMQTSLQDNVHNHPNITVLERHNALDLITEDKVGGDEKKIVGAYIWNRNQEHVETVRAKFVVLATGGASKVYQYTSNPDVSSGDGIAMAWRAGCRVANLEFNQFHPTCLYHPEARNFLLTEALRGEGAYLRRPDGSRFMPDFDEREELAPRDVVARAIDFEMKRLGADCMYLDISHKPADFIEKHFPTINMRLLDLGIDMTKEPIPVVPAAHYTCGGVMVDQTGQTDLSQLYAIGEVSYTGLHGANRMASNSLLECVVYAWAAANDIIANIEQATLPPALPAWDESQVSCSDEEVVIQHNWHELRLFMWDYMGIVRTDKRLERALRRIQLLQQETHEYYSNFKVSNNLLELRNLLQVAELMVRCAMERKESRGLHYTLDYPELAEDSGPTILLPEKQK, from the coding sequence ATGAACGCAAACCGTGAACATCAATGTGATGTGTTAGTGGTGGGTAGTGGCGCAGCTGGACTCTCTTTAGCGTTACGTGTTGCAGAGTACGGTAAAGTTATCGTACTGAGTAAAGGTCCGCGTAGCGAAGGGGCAACTTACTATGCGCAAGGTGGTATAGCCGCTGTTTTCGACGAGTCGGACAGTATAGAATCTCATGTTCAAGATACCTTAGTAGCCGGTGCTGGCATCTGTGAGCAAGAGACTGTCGAGTTCATTGCTAAAAATGCCAAAGAATGTGTCCAATGGCTTATCGATGGCGGGGTTCCATTCGATCGCGAAGAAAACGACACTGATGAAGCACCTCGCTATCACTTGACTCGCGAAGGTGGGCACAGTCATCGTCGTATTCTACATGCGGCTGATGCAACAGGCATGGCAATGCAAACCTCGCTGCAAGACAATGTTCATAATCACCCCAATATTACCGTTTTAGAGCGTCATAATGCGCTCGATCTGATTACTGAAGATAAAGTCGGTGGCGACGAGAAAAAAATCGTTGGTGCCTACATCTGGAACCGCAATCAAGAGCATGTAGAAACCGTTAGAGCTAAATTTGTTGTTCTTGCTACTGGCGGGGCTTCTAAAGTCTATCAATATACGTCAAATCCAGATGTATCTTCTGGTGATGGTATTGCGATGGCTTGGCGCGCAGGCTGTCGCGTAGCCAACCTAGAATTTAACCAGTTCCACCCGACCTGCTTATACCACCCTGAAGCGCGTAACTTCTTACTAACTGAAGCACTGCGTGGTGAAGGTGCCTATTTACGTCGTCCTGATGGCTCGCGCTTTATGCCCGATTTTGATGAGCGTGAAGAGCTTGCGCCACGTGATGTTGTAGCACGCGCGATTGACTTCGAAATGAAGCGTTTAGGTGCAGACTGCATGTACCTCGATATCAGTCATAAACCGGCTGACTTTATCGAAAAGCACTTCCCAACAATTAATATGCGTCTACTCGATCTTGGCATCGATATGACCAAAGAACCTATCCCTGTTGTTCCCGCTGCACACTATACCTGTGGTGGCGTTATGGTTGATCAAACAGGGCAAACCGATCTATCACAACTTTACGCTATTGGTGAGGTGAGCTATACCGGCCTGCACGGGGCGAACCGTATGGCGTCAAACTCACTACTAGAGTGTGTTGTTTACGCTTGGGCAGCAGCCAATGACATCATTGCCAACATAGAGCAAGCAACGCTTCCACCAGCACTTCCTGCATGGGATGAAAGCCAAGTTAGCTGCTCAGATGAAGAGGTCGTTATCCAACACAACTGGCACGAGTTACGTCTGTTTATGTGGGATTACATGGGTATCGTAAGAACGGATAAGCGCCTTGAGCGAGCACTACGTCGTATCCAACTACTCCAGCAAGAGACTCACGAGTACTACAGTAACTTTAAGGTTTCCAATAACCTGCTTGAGTTGCGTAACCTACTGCAAGTTGCAGAATTAATGGTCCGTTGCGCAATGGAGCGTAAGGAAAGCCGTGGTCTACACTATACGCTAGACTACCCAGAGCTTGCTGAAGATAGCGGTCCAACCATACTGCTACCGGAAAAACAAAAATAA
- the rpoE gene encoding RNA polymerase sigma factor RpoE has protein sequence MNEQLTDQVLIERVQNGDKQAFNLLVTKYQNKVCNLISRYVNNPGDVPDVAQEAFIKAYRAIPSFRGESAFYTWLYRIAVNTAKNHLVAQGRRPPAQDVDTDDAEYYETGSALKEISNPENLTLSNELKRVVFSAIEALPDDLKTAMTLRELDGLSYEEIAAVMDCPVGTVRSRIFRAREAVEKKIQPLLQR, from the coding sequence ATGAACGAGCAGCTGACCGATCAAGTATTAATTGAGCGAGTTCAGAATGGGGATAAGCAAGCATTCAATTTGTTGGTAACTAAGTACCAAAACAAAGTCTGCAACCTTATTTCTCGCTATGTGAATAATCCTGGTGATGTTCCCGATGTAGCGCAAGAAGCATTTATAAAGGCGTACCGAGCGATACCAAGCTTTCGTGGTGAAAGTGCCTTCTATACTTGGTTATATCGGATTGCCGTTAATACTGCAAAAAACCACCTTGTTGCCCAAGGGCGCAGACCGCCAGCACAAGATGTGGATACTGATGATGCTGAATATTACGAAACAGGAAGTGCATTAAAAGAAATTTCGAACCCTGAGAACTTAACGTTGTCCAATGAATTGAAACGTGTTGTTTTCAGTGCAATCGAAGCACTGCCTGATGATTTAAAAACCGCGATGACGTTGCGCGAGCTCGATGGCTTAAGCTACGAAGAAATAGCAGCGGTTATGGATTGCCCTGTAGGAACGGTACGTTCGCGTATCTTCCGTGCTCGTGAAGCGGTTGAGAAGAAAATTCAACCCCTTTTGCAACGCTAG
- the rseB gene encoding sigma-E factor regulatory protein RseB — translation MKKFLISALTLFSLNTPIAFAEDNAAEALLHQMNEASQQLSYELSYILIKKNSIEPLLYRHAKADDQQLAHLVYLSGPIREVIRRGDEVSYIEPGVEPFTIESGNMVAPTIPLLNSDVGQLSDFYDFIQVGRAREAGAACQVLRVVPKDGQRYSYVLWVDEKSKLPLRADLVDRDGEILEQYRTISYSVNDRISQILGGLNQVKLPEVLSLPKGQITNPFWTVGWIPNGFEPKELNRYRMTNTERMVESQMYSDGLFSFSVYVSDSDNLSLKGQLVRQGRRTLHSFVRGDREISVIGDIPPATAKRIAQSVTFNTSESATQ, via the coding sequence ATGAAAAAATTTCTGATCAGTGCGCTGACACTGTTCAGTTTGAATACACCAATAGCCTTTGCAGAAGACAACGCTGCAGAGGCTTTGTTGCATCAAATGAACGAGGCCAGTCAGCAACTTAGTTATGAACTGTCTTACATACTGATAAAGAAAAACAGTATTGAACCTCTGCTGTATCGTCACGCCAAAGCAGACGATCAACAACTCGCACATCTTGTCTATCTAAGTGGTCCAATACGTGAAGTGATTCGTCGCGGTGACGAAGTGAGTTACATTGAACCTGGAGTTGAGCCTTTTACCATTGAGTCTGGCAATATGGTCGCGCCGACGATACCGCTACTCAACTCTGATGTAGGCCAACTAAGTGATTTCTATGATTTTATCCAAGTAGGTCGTGCTCGTGAAGCGGGCGCAGCTTGTCAGGTTTTACGTGTCGTACCAAAAGATGGTCAGCGTTACTCTTACGTGCTTTGGGTAGACGAGAAGAGCAAATTGCCTTTACGCGCTGATCTTGTCGATCGTGACGGTGAGATCTTAGAGCAGTACAGAACAATCTCTTACAGCGTAAACGATCGAATCAGTCAGATCCTTGGTGGATTGAATCAGGTTAAACTGCCTGAAGTCCTATCTCTGCCAAAAGGCCAGATCACTAACCCTTTCTGGACTGTGGGTTGGATCCCTAATGGGTTCGAACCTAAAGAGCTTAATCGCTATCGTATGACCAATACAGAGCGTATGGTTGAGAGCCAAATGTACAGCGATGGACTGTTCAGTTTCTCGGTATATGTCTCAGACAGTGATAACTTGTCTCTTAAAGGGCAGCTTGTTCGTCAAGGTCGCCGTACCTTACATAGCTTCGTCCGTGGAGACAGAGAGATTTCTGTGATTGGTGATATTCCGCCAGCAACCGCAAAGCGTATCGCTCAGTCTGTCACTTTTAATACTAGTGAGAGTGCCACACAATGA
- a CDS encoding FAD-dependent 2-octaprenylphenol hydroxylase produces MMQSVDIAIVGGGMVGLALAAAFKDTELRIAVIESRAPESEINDFPDVRVSALSRSSETVLRNLGAWQGIIQRRAAPYQAMEVWEQDSFARIEFEAQQLAQPDLGHIVENRVIQLALLEQVKQQSNVTLFMPEKCASMAIGESEAWLTLESGQALTAKLVVGADGANSWVRKQQDIPLTHWDYGHSAIVANIRTKEDHQRVARQIFTPQGPLAFLPLGEDNLSSIVWSTDPSRAERLVSMSSGEFNKALTAEFDNRLGLCKVEGERFAFPLKMRYARDFVAERVALVGDAAHTIHPLAGQGVNLGLLDAASLAQEVLQLWQAGEDIGSKRNLRSYERWRKSEAAKMIAAMQGFKDLFEGSNPAKKLIRGIGMKLAGQLPGAKDEIMKRALGLKGNLPQLAQQSRHKSQTV; encoded by the coding sequence ATGATGCAAAGTGTAGATATCGCCATCGTTGGCGGTGGAATGGTGGGTTTGGCGCTCGCAGCAGCGTTTAAAGACACTGAATTACGTATTGCTGTGATTGAAAGTCGTGCGCCTGAAAGCGAGATCAATGATTTTCCAGATGTGCGAGTGTCAGCGCTGAGCCGTTCGAGTGAAACGGTGTTAAGAAACCTAGGTGCATGGCAAGGTATTATTCAACGTAGAGCAGCACCTTATCAGGCGATGGAAGTGTGGGAGCAAGACAGCTTTGCTCGTATCGAATTTGAAGCTCAGCAGTTAGCGCAGCCCGATCTCGGTCATATCGTTGAAAACCGTGTTATCCAGCTTGCTCTACTTGAACAAGTTAAGCAGCAAAGCAATGTGACTCTGTTTATGCCAGAGAAGTGTGCTTCGATGGCGATAGGGGAGAGCGAAGCTTGGTTAACTTTAGAAAGTGGCCAGGCTTTGACCGCTAAGCTGGTGGTAGGTGCTGATGGGGCCAACTCTTGGGTTCGCAAGCAGCAAGATATTCCGTTAACCCATTGGGATTACGGCCACAGTGCCATTGTCGCCAATATCCGTACTAAAGAAGATCATCAACGCGTCGCAAGACAAATTTTTACCCCGCAAGGGCCATTAGCCTTTTTGCCATTAGGTGAAGATAATCTCAGTTCGATAGTCTGGTCGACCGATCCAAGCCGAGCTGAAAGACTTGTGAGCATGTCTTCAGGGGAGTTCAACAAAGCGCTGACGGCTGAATTCGATAATCGTTTGGGGCTATGTAAAGTTGAAGGGGAGCGTTTTGCTTTCCCGCTAAAGATGCGTTATGCGCGTGATTTTGTTGCAGAGCGCGTGGCTTTAGTTGGCGATGCGGCGCACACCATTCACCCTCTTGCGGGACAAGGGGTAAATCTCGGTTTGCTGGATGCTGCAAGTTTAGCCCAAGAAGTGCTCCAGCTTTGGCAAGCGGGAGAAGATATTGGCTCTAAGCGCAATCTACGTAGTTATGAGCGTTGGCGTAAGTCTGAAGCTGCCAAAATGATTGCCGCAATGCAAGGGTTTAAAGACCTTTTTGAAGGAAGTAACCCAGCGAAGAAACTGATCCGTGGTATTGGGATGAAACTTGCCGGTCAGTTACCGGGAGCCAAGGATGAGATCATGAAACGAGCACTTGGTTTGAAGGGGAATTTACCTCAATTGGCCCAGCAATCAAGGCACAAATCTCAAACGGTATAA
- a CDS encoding RseA family anti-sigma factor has product MADKEKLSALMDGELVDKALITELEKDQDSLQTWQNYHLIGDVMRGEAPEKPEWNIAESVALALDNEPAHSTVTQLEQHRLQESQPTPSQARRQLPAWLNQFGQVAMAACVSLAVILGVQQYGGSDATTSPETETLPVLQTIPFSGSAEPVSLTRSSVEQPASEINVQEQRRRINAMLQDYELQLRLNSEKTIEYSDNPETVVE; this is encoded by the coding sequence ATGGCTGACAAAGAGAAACTTTCAGCACTCATGGATGGAGAGTTGGTTGATAAAGCTCTAATTACTGAATTAGAGAAAGACCAAGATAGCCTACAGACTTGGCAAAATTACCATTTAATTGGTGATGTAATGCGAGGTGAAGCACCGGAAAAACCGGAGTGGAATATAGCTGAAAGCGTAGCGTTAGCGCTCGACAATGAACCTGCGCACTCTACGGTAACTCAGTTGGAACAACACCGCTTGCAAGAGTCTCAACCGACGCCTTCGCAAGCACGCCGTCAACTACCCGCTTGGTTGAACCAATTTGGTCAAGTGGCGATGGCTGCCTGTGTTTCTTTAGCAGTAATTTTAGGTGTTCAGCAGTATGGCGGTTCAGACGCGACAACTTCACCTGAAACAGAAACATTACCTGTTCTCCAAACAATTCCATTTTCTGGTAGCGCAGAGCCTGTAAGCTTGACGCGCTCTTCGGTTGAACAACCAGCAAGTGAGATCAATGTTCAGGAGCAACGTCGCCGCATTAATGCGATGTTACAAGATTACGAATTACAACTACGCTTAAACAGTGAGAAAACCATTGAATATAGCGATAATCCTGAAACGGTAGTTGAATGA
- the lepA gene encoding translation elongation factor 4 produces the protein MKHIRNFSIIAHIDHGKSTLSDRLIQVCGGLSDREMAAQVLDSMDLERERGITIKSQSVTLNYTAKDGETYQLNFIDTPGHVDFAYEVSRSLAACEGALLVVDAGQGVEAQTLANCYTAIEMDLEVVPILNKIDLPAADPERVAEEIEEIVGIDAMEATRCSAKTGIGVDDVLENIVSAIPAPEGDPEAPLQALIIDSWFDNYLGVVSLVRIKNGELKKNDKIKVMSTGQVWGVDRLGIFTPKQVDTEILRTGEVGWVVCGIKDILGAPVGDTLTLAKHGCEQALPGFKKVKPQVYAGLFPVSSDDYENFRDALGKLSLNDASLFYEPENSAALGFGFRCGFLGMLHMEIIQERLEREYDLDLITTAPTVVYEVEETNGNLLYVDSPAKLPAVNDIEEIREPIARCNILVPSEYLGNVITLCVEKRGVQVDMVYHGNQVAVTYDIPMAEVVLDFFDRLKSTSRGYASLDYNFQRFEASNMVRVDVLLNGDTVDALAMITHKDQSQTRGRQLVEKMKEFIPRQMFDIAIQAAIGNHIIARSTVKQLRKNVIAKCYGGDVSRKKKLLKKQKEGKKRMKQIGNVELPQEAFLAILHVGKD, from the coding sequence ATGAAGCACATTCGCAACTTTTCGATTATCGCCCACATCGACCATGGTAAGTCGACCCTATCAGACCGTTTGATCCAAGTATGTGGTGGATTGAGCGACCGTGAAATGGCCGCACAGGTTCTGGACTCCATGGATCTAGAGCGTGAGCGTGGTATCACCATTAAATCTCAGAGTGTGACTCTAAACTACACCGCTAAAGATGGTGAAACATACCAGCTTAACTTCATCGATACCCCAGGACACGTTGACTTCGCTTACGAAGTATCACGTTCTCTTGCAGCTTGTGAAGGTGCACTACTGGTGGTTGATGCAGGCCAAGGTGTAGAAGCGCAAACTCTTGCTAACTGTTATACCGCGATCGAAATGGATCTAGAGGTAGTGCCAATCTTGAACAAGATTGACCTTCCTGCAGCTGATCCAGAGCGTGTCGCAGAAGAGATCGAAGAAATCGTTGGTATCGACGCGATGGAAGCGACTCGTTGTAGTGCGAAAACCGGTATCGGTGTTGATGATGTTCTAGAGAACATTGTATCTGCGATTCCTGCACCAGAAGGTGATCCAGAAGCACCACTACAAGCACTAATTATTGACTCTTGGTTCGATAACTACCTAGGTGTTGTTTCATTGGTTCGTATCAAAAATGGCGAACTGAAGAAGAACGACAAGATCAAGGTAATGAGCACAGGTCAGGTTTGGGGTGTTGACCGTCTTGGTATCTTCACACCTAAGCAAGTTGATACTGAAATTCTACGTACAGGTGAAGTAGGTTGGGTTGTTTGTGGTATCAAAGACATCCTAGGTGCACCAGTCGGTGATACGCTAACACTAGCGAAACATGGCTGTGAACAAGCGCTGCCAGGTTTTAAGAAAGTGAAACCACAGGTTTACGCTGGCCTATTCCCAGTATCATCTGATGATTACGAAAACTTCCGTGATGCGCTTGGTAAGCTTAGCCTTAACGATGCTTCTCTGTTCTATGAGCCAGAAAACTCAGCTGCTCTTGGCTTTGGTTTCCGTTGTGGTTTCCTTGGCATGCTACACATGGAGATCATCCAAGAACGTCTAGAGCGTGAATACGATTTAGATCTGATCACAACGGCACCAACAGTAGTTTACGAAGTTGAAGAAACAAACGGCAACTTACTTTATGTTGATAGCCCAGCGAAGCTTCCTGCGGTTAACGACATTGAAGAAATTCGCGAACCAATTGCTCGTTGTAACATTCTTGTGCCTTCTGAGTACTTAGGTAATGTAATCACGCTTTGTGTTGAAAAGCGTGGTGTTCAGGTTGATATGGTTTACCACGGCAATCAAGTCGCGGTGACTTACGATATTCCGATGGCTGAAGTGGTTCTCGACTTCTTTGACCGTCTAAAATCAACCTCTCGCGGTTATGCATCGCTAGATTACAACTTCCAACGTTTTGAAGCATCGAACATGGTTCGAGTTGATGTTCTACTAAATGGTGACACGGTTGATGCGCTTGCAATGATCACTCATAAAGATCAATCGCAAACTCGTGGTCGTCAGCTAGTAGAGAAGATGAAAGAGTTCATCCCTCGTCAAATGTTTGATATCGCGATTCAGGCTGCGATTGGTAACCACATCATCGCACGCTCGACAGTTAAGCAGTTGCGTAAGAACGTAATCGCGAAGTGTTACGGTGGTGACGTGAGCCGTAAGAAGAAGCTACTGAAGAAGCAGAAAGAAGGTAAGAAACGTATGAAGCAGATCGGTAACGTAGAGCTGCCTCAAGAAGCGTTCTTAGCTATTCTACATGTCGGAAAGGACTAG
- a CDS encoding FAD assembly factor SdhE, with the protein MYTAEEKARIKWACRRGMLELDVVIMPFFEECFDALKDNEQQDFVSLLECDDPDLFTWIMGHGRSENLGHASMVDKIVAHNLSKVR; encoded by the coding sequence ATGTATACCGCAGAAGAAAAAGCGCGTATCAAATGGGCATGTCGTCGAGGAATGCTAGAACTCGATGTTGTTATCATGCCTTTTTTTGAGGAATGTTTTGACGCCCTAAAAGATAATGAGCAACAGGACTTTGTGTCTTTGTTAGAGTGTGATGATCCAGACTTGTTCACATGGATTATGGGTCATGGCCGTAGTGAGAATCTAGGTCATGCGTCTATGGTGGATAAGATTGTCGCACACAACCTCAGTAAAGTGCGCTAG
- the ygfZ gene encoding tRNA-modifying protein YgfZ: MDWQKEFAPLQLASSDALPQLSVALLPSWSAITMFGDDKKSYLQGQVTCDVVTLDEQDSTFGAHCDAKGKVWSAFRLFHHNGGYAMFQPSSIIDKELTELKKYAIFSKVEIKQTEDIALGLMGDSATSFVDSLSSQTGDVRSIDGGTAVKIDQQRWLLLMEESSAEQLVATLQAEKVSEDLWTLHDIQAGLPLLNAEQQNEHIPQALNIQALGGISFTKGCYTGQETVARAKYRGINKRALFIVKGDAEAAIDANAELERAVGENWRSAGKIIASYRYSDNKALALVVLPNNLDADTQLRLKEQPNSEWTFVALPYSLEDND, translated from the coding sequence ATGGACTGGCAGAAAGAGTTTGCTCCCCTACAACTAGCGTCAAGTGATGCACTTCCTCAACTTTCAGTTGCGTTACTCCCATCATGGAGTGCGATTACAATGTTTGGCGATGACAAAAAATCCTACCTTCAAGGCCAAGTGACTTGTGACGTAGTGACATTAGATGAGCAAGACTCTACCTTTGGTGCCCACTGTGACGCTAAAGGTAAGGTATGGAGTGCATTTCGACTGTTTCACCACAACGGTGGCTATGCCATGTTTCAGCCTTCCTCTATTATCGATAAAGAGCTAACCGAGCTGAAAAAGTATGCGATTTTTTCTAAGGTAGAAATCAAGCAAACAGAAGATATCGCGCTAGGGCTAATGGGCGATTCTGCAACAAGCTTTGTTGACTCTCTTTCATCCCAAACTGGTGATGTGCGCTCTATTGACGGTGGCACTGCGGTTAAAATTGACCAACAGCGCTGGCTACTCTTAATGGAAGAATCTAGCGCCGAGCAATTGGTCGCGACTCTTCAAGCGGAGAAAGTGTCCGAAGATCTTTGGACGTTACACGATATTCAAGCAGGTTTACCACTGCTCAATGCTGAACAGCAAAATGAACACATTCCACAAGCTCTAAACATTCAAGCGCTTGGGGGAATTAGCTTTACCAAAGGTTGTTATACAGGCCAAGAGACCGTTGCTCGCGCTAAATATCGCGGCATCAACAAGCGTGCACTGTTTATCGTTAAGGGCGATGCTGAAGCGGCAATTGACGCTAACGCAGAGCTAGAGCGAGCAGTCGGTGAAAACTGGCGTAGCGCGGGCAAAATTATTGCTAGCTACCGCTACAGCGACAATAAAGCGTTGGCACTGGTTGTCTTGCCTAACAACCTAGACGCAGACACTCAACTGCGCTTAAAAGAGCAACCTAACAGCGAATGGACATTTGTGGCACTGCCATACTCGCTAGAAGATAATGACTGA
- the lepB gene encoding signal peptidase I: MANTFSLILVIVTLVTGVVWVLEKLVFAKKRQEKLAEVEAQTNGLDAAVLEKVKTQPWWIENSVSIFPVIAAVLVLRSFIYEPFQIPSGSMMPTLLVGDFILVEKYAYGLKDPVWRTQLVETGKPERGDVVVFKYPPQPSIDYIKRVVGLPGDTVRYNSKKEICIQSQGDTSCKPVKLSNVEESQFIQNGIPLIQLDEQLSEQGHQILVNPLRRDRVELYQPRNGVNEWVVPEGQYFVMGDNRDNSADSRYWGFVPEANLVGKAVGIWISFEFERGADSVLPSWIPTGVRFNRIGGIN; encoded by the coding sequence ATGGCGAATACATTTTCACTCATCCTAGTGATCGTTACTTTGGTAACGGGTGTTGTCTGGGTTCTAGAAAAGCTAGTTTTTGCGAAAAAGCGTCAAGAAAAACTGGCTGAAGTTGAAGCTCAAACAAATGGCTTAGATGCTGCAGTACTAGAAAAAGTGAAGACGCAACCATGGTGGATTGAAAATAGTGTTTCTATTTTTCCCGTGATTGCCGCAGTACTTGTGCTACGTTCATTCATCTATGAACCATTTCAGATCCCATCAGGCTCTATGATGCCAACGCTGCTAGTCGGTGACTTCATCCTTGTTGAAAAGTATGCCTATGGTTTGAAAGATCCGGTATGGCGCACTCAACTAGTTGAAACGGGTAAGCCAGAGCGCGGTGATGTCGTGGTGTTTAAATACCCACCTCAGCCAAGCATTGATTACATTAAGCGTGTAGTTGGTCTTCCGGGCGATACTGTGCGTTACAACAGTAAAAAAGAAATCTGCATTCAGTCTCAAGGCGATACCAGTTGTAAGCCAGTGAAACTATCCAATGTAGAAGAGAGCCAGTTCATTCAAAATGGCATCCCACTGATTCAGTTGGATGAACAATTGAGTGAACAAGGTCACCAAATTTTGGTTAACCCACTACGTCGCGATCGCGTTGAACTGTATCAACCACGTAATGGCGTTAATGAGTGGGTGGTACCTGAAGGCCAGTACTTTGTGATGGGTGATAACCGTGACAACAGTGCTGACAGCCGCTACTGGGGCTTTGTTCCAGAAGCAAACCTAGTGGGTAAGGCGGTAGGTATTTGGATCAGCTTTGAATTTGAGCGTGGTGCAGATAGCGTTTTACCTTCTTGGATTCCAACTGGTGTTAGGTTTAACCGCATCGGTGGTATTAACTAA
- a CDS encoding protein YgfX: MMLVFLIVVLSSIPLVASLALIAMLVKSALVDDVLLPSMQGEVEFTSPSTYKTAQGNERIRSVNFIGVAFGLLITRQDKTRFILWRDSMPEEDYRHLVVILKREH; the protein is encoded by the coding sequence ATGATGCTGGTCTTTTTGATTGTGGTTCTATCATCTATTCCACTCGTCGCCTCTCTAGCCTTGATAGCTATGCTTGTGAAGAGTGCGCTAGTCGATGACGTTTTGCTTCCGTCAATGCAGGGCGAAGTAGAATTTACCTCTCCGTCGACGTATAAAACGGCGCAAGGGAATGAGCGAATTCGCAGTGTTAATTTTATCGGTGTGGCTTTTGGTTTACTTATCACTCGCCAAGATAAGACGCGCTTCATTTTATGGCGTGATAGCATGCCTGAAGAAGATTATCGGCATTTAGTCGTGATACTAAAAAGGGAGCATTAA